A genomic stretch from Engraulis encrasicolus isolate BLACKSEA-1 chromosome 10, IST_EnEncr_1.0, whole genome shotgun sequence includes:
- the LOC134457206 gene encoding 14-3-3 protein beta/alpha-1-like translates to MDKSDLVQKAKLAEQAERYDDMAAAMKLVTEQGTELSNEERNLLSVAYKNVVGARRSSWRVISSIEQKTEGNEKKQQMAKEYREKIEVELQDICNDVLGLLDKYLIANASQPESKVFYLKMKGDYYRYLSEVASGDSKKTTVDNSQQAYQQAFDISKKEMQPTHPIRLGLALNFSVFYYEILNSPEQACTLAKTAFDEAIAELDTLNEDSYKDSTLIMQLLRDNLTLWTSENQGDEADAGEGEN, encoded by the exons ATGGACAAGAGCGACCTGGTGCAGAAAGCCAAGCTGGCCGAGCAGGCCGAGCGCTATGACGACATGGCTGCCGCCATGAAGCTGGTGACGGAGCAGGGCACCGAGCTCTCCAACGAGGAGCGCAACCTGCTGTCGGTGGCCTACAAGAACGTGGTGGGCGCCCGCCGCTCCTCCTGGCGCGTCATCTCCAGCATCGAGCAGAAGACCGAGGGCAACGAGAAGAAGCAGCAGATGGCCAAGGAGTACCGCGAGAAGATCGAGGTGGAACTGCAGGACATCTGCAACGACGTGCTG GGCCTCCTGGACAAATACCTGATTGCCAACGCCAGCCAGCCCGAGAGCAAGGTGTTCTACCTGAAGATGAAAGGAGACTACTACAGATACCTGTCTGAGGTTGCCTCTGGGGATTCCAAGAAGA CCACGGTGGACAACTCTCAGCAGGCGTACCAGCAGGCTTTCGATATCAGCAAGAAGGAGATGCAGCCCACGCACCCCATCCGCCTGGGCCTGGCTCTCAACTTCTCTGTCTTCTACTACGAGATCCTCAACTCGCCTGAACAGGCCTGCACTCTGGCAAAGACC GCATTCGATGAAGCCATTGCTGAGCTTGATACCTTAAACGAGGATTCCTACAAAGACAGCACCTTGATCATGCAACTACTAAGGGACAACCTGACC
- the LOC134457203 gene encoding eukaryotic translation initiation factor 2 subunit 2-like isoform X1 — protein MSGDEMIFDPTMTKKKKKKKKPFMLEEDGGDGVADESQGPVEAKEVEPEGQEEKEFDADEDEGRKKGQRTVTFAHIPGKEVSDDLDDLNFFNQKKKKKKQKKVFGDDVEEGMKDLKIESEPSEAMDEDDLDLMLPAKKKKSKKVDFDEGELLEKDEALDDDDAKNSDITFSSQAGPTWAGTERDYTYDELLNRVFNIMRERNPDMVAGEKRKFVMKPPQVVRVGTKKTSFVNFTDICKLLHRQPKHLLAFLLAELGTSGSIDGNNQLVIKGRFQQKQIENVLRRYIKEYVTCHTCRSPDTILQKDTRLYFLQCETCHSRCSVASIKTGFQAVTGKRAQLRAKAN, from the exons ATGTCAGGAGACGAG ATGATCTTCGACCCCACCAtgaccaagaagaagaagaagaagaagaagccctTCAtgctggaggaggatgggggcgatGGCGTGGCCGACGAGTCCCAGGGACCTGTGGAGGCCAAGGAGGTGGAGCCAGAGggccaggaggagaaggagtttgACGCAGACGAGGACGAGGGCAGGAAGAAAGGTCAGCGGACGGTGACATTtgcgcacatcccaggaaaag AGGTTTCAGATGATCTGGACGATTTGAACTTCTTCAatcagaagaaaaagaagaaaaaacaaaaaaaagtatttgGCGATGACGTTGAAGAGGGGAtgaag GACCTAAAAATCGAGAGTGAGCCGTCAGAGGCGATGGATGAGGATGACCTAGATCTCATGCTGCCCGCCAAGAAGAAGAAGTCAAAGAAAGTGGACTTCGACGAgggagagctgctggagaaggaTGAAG CTCTGGATGACGATGATGCCAAGAATTCAGACATCACCTTCAGTTCACAGGCGGGCCCTACGTGGGCAGGCACTGAGAGAGATTACACTTATGATGAG CTGCTGAATCGGGTGTTTAACATCATGCGGGAGAGGAACCCCGACATGGTGGCCGGAGAGAAGAGGAAGTTCGTCATGAAGCCTCCTCAGGTGGTGCGAGTGGGCACCAAGAAGACGTCCTTCGTCAACTTCACAGACATCTGCAAACT GCTGCATCGTCAACCCAAACATCTCCTTGCCTTCTTATTGGCTGAGCTTGGTACAAG TGGCTCCATTGATGGAAATAACCAGCTTGTTATCAAGGGAAGATTTCAACAGAAACAGATAGAGAATGTGCTGAGAAGATACATTA AGGAATATGTCACCTGTCACACGTGTCGCTCCCCGGACACCATTCTGCAAAAAGACACGCGTCTGTACTTCCTACAGTGCGAGACGTGTCACTCCCGCTGCTCCGTCGCTAGCATCAAGACCGGCTTCCAGGCTGTCACAGGAAAGAGAGCTCAGCTTCGTGCCAAAGCCAACTAA
- the LOC134457205 gene encoding cytochrome c1, heme protein, mitochondrial-like: MAALRVAVSSSAGRTFLNSKNVIAVSKVNMSFATLSRGKKVAISTLGVVAAGGAGLALALNQSVKASDLELHPPNYPWTHSGMVSALDHASIRRGYQVYKQVCSACHSMEYLAFRNLVGVSHTEAEVKVLAEEIEVVDGPDESGEMFTRPGKLSDYFPKPYPNPEAARVANNGALPPDLSYIVNARHGGEDYVFSLLTGYCDPPAGVAVREGLYYNPYFPGQAIGMAPPIYNEVLEYEDGTPATMSQVAKDVCTFLRWAAEPEHDQRKRMGLKLLMGSAILIPLVYYMKRHRWSVLKSRKIAYRPPK; this comes from the exons ATGGCGGCGCTTCGGGTTGCCGTGTCGTCAAGTGCCGGTAGAACTTTTCTCAACTCAAAGAATGTTATCGCCGTGTCAAAG GTCAACATGTCCTTTGCCACTCTGTCCAGAGGAAAAAAGGTAGCCATCTCAACACTTGGGGTGGTTGCCGCAGGAGGTGCAGGTCTAGCCCTGGCTCTTAACCAGTCAGTGAAGGCCTCAGATCTTGAGCTGCACCCCCCAAACTATCCCTGGACTCACAGCGGAATGGTATCGGCACTGGACCATGCAAG TATTCGCAGGGGGTACCAAGTGTACAAGCAGGTGTGCTCGGCCTGCCACAGTATGGAGTATCTGGCCTTCCGTAACCTGGTGGGAGTGAGCCACACAGAGGCAGAGGTCAAGGTGTTGGCCGAGGAG ATTGAGGTGGTGGATGGTCCTGATGAGAGTGGAGAGATGTTCACCCGTCCAGGAAAGCTGTCTGACTATTTCCCCAAACCATACCCCAATCCAGAGGCAGCACGTGTGGCCAATAACGGAGCTCTGCCCCCTGATCTCAGCTACATTGTCAATGCCAG GCATGGCGGAGAGGACTATGTCTTCTCACTGCTGACAGGGTACTGTGATCCTCCTGCTGGGGTGGCGGTGAGGGAGGGGCTCTATTACAACCCATACTTCCCCGGACAGGCCATTGGCATGGCTCCCCCCATATACAACGAGGTCCTGGAATATGAGGATG GTACTCCAGCTACGATGAGCCAGGTGGCTAAGGATGTCTGCACCTTCCTGCGCTGGGCAGCGGAGCCGGAGCACGACCAGCGCAAGCGCATGGGGCTGAAG CTTTTGATGGGCTCGGCCATTCTCATTCCATTGGTCTACTACATGAAGAGGCACAGGTGGTCAGTGCTGAAGAGCAGGAAGATCGCCTACAGACCACCTAAATAA
- the LOC134457203 gene encoding eukaryotic translation initiation factor 2 subunit 2-like isoform X2: MSGDEMIFDPTMTKKKKKKKKPFMLEEDGGDGVADESQGPVEAKEVEPEGQEEKEFDADEDEGRKKEVSDDLDDLNFFNQKKKKKKQKKVFGDDVEEGMKDLKIESEPSEAMDEDDLDLMLPAKKKKSKKVDFDEGELLEKDEALDDDDAKNSDITFSSQAGPTWAGTERDYTYDELLNRVFNIMRERNPDMVAGEKRKFVMKPPQVVRVGTKKTSFVNFTDICKLLHRQPKHLLAFLLAELGTSGSIDGNNQLVIKGRFQQKQIENVLRRYIKEYVTCHTCRSPDTILQKDTRLYFLQCETCHSRCSVASIKTGFQAVTGKRAQLRAKAN; the protein is encoded by the exons ATGTCAGGAGACGAG ATGATCTTCGACCCCACCAtgaccaagaagaagaagaagaagaagaagccctTCAtgctggaggaggatgggggcgatGGCGTGGCCGACGAGTCCCAGGGACCTGTGGAGGCCAAGGAGGTGGAGCCAGAGggccaggaggagaaggagtttgACGCAGACGAGGACGAGGGCAGGAAGAAAG AGGTTTCAGATGATCTGGACGATTTGAACTTCTTCAatcagaagaaaaagaagaaaaaacaaaaaaaagtatttgGCGATGACGTTGAAGAGGGGAtgaag GACCTAAAAATCGAGAGTGAGCCGTCAGAGGCGATGGATGAGGATGACCTAGATCTCATGCTGCCCGCCAAGAAGAAGAAGTCAAAGAAAGTGGACTTCGACGAgggagagctgctggagaaggaTGAAG CTCTGGATGACGATGATGCCAAGAATTCAGACATCACCTTCAGTTCACAGGCGGGCCCTACGTGGGCAGGCACTGAGAGAGATTACACTTATGATGAG CTGCTGAATCGGGTGTTTAACATCATGCGGGAGAGGAACCCCGACATGGTGGCCGGAGAGAAGAGGAAGTTCGTCATGAAGCCTCCTCAGGTGGTGCGAGTGGGCACCAAGAAGACGTCCTTCGTCAACTTCACAGACATCTGCAAACT GCTGCATCGTCAACCCAAACATCTCCTTGCCTTCTTATTGGCTGAGCTTGGTACAAG TGGCTCCATTGATGGAAATAACCAGCTTGTTATCAAGGGAAGATTTCAACAGAAACAGATAGAGAATGTGCTGAGAAGATACATTA AGGAATATGTCACCTGTCACACGTGTCGCTCCCCGGACACCATTCTGCAAAAAGACACGCGTCTGTACTTCCTACAGTGCGAGACGTGTCACTCCCGCTGCTCCGTCGCTAGCATCAAGACCGGCTTCCAGGCTGTCACAGGAAAGAGAGCTCAGCTTCGTGCCAAAGCCAACTAA